From Natrinema amylolyticum, the proteins below share one genomic window:
- a CDS encoding M48 family metalloprotease: MNLRLRIGAVLGVFVAITAAFVLALLWAYGVLLPGVVGGTIVYLRHGAAEFDLVRLPVSRLTALALIGGFLVAQTYYGYQRVLAGTHGSTGDEDHAVARTVRQLAMRTDIPEPDVRVVADETASCYTVGRLTDATIVVTTGLVESLDADELEAVLAHEIAHVANRDVTLMTITTLFLEVADRAYHAARLARRALVDPRELSDGGRVALYWFLPLVALTYVFVAPILWVFPAIADWATRTLSQTREFAADAAAARITGNPMALASALVTLAETAGTPETDLRTAKTRALCIVPNDPVTGEDTTSLPRIRRPTTDARRRERVTSWLEATTPSGPVGGDGSATHPPVDARVQRLYETAAELEGRA; encoded by the coding sequence ATGAACCTTCGCCTGCGGATCGGTGCCGTCCTCGGCGTGTTCGTCGCGATCACGGCCGCGTTCGTCCTCGCGCTGCTGTGGGCCTACGGCGTCCTGTTACCGGGAGTCGTCGGCGGCACGATCGTCTACCTCCGGCACGGAGCCGCCGAGTTCGACCTCGTCCGGTTGCCGGTATCGCGCCTCACAGCGCTGGCGTTGATCGGCGGCTTCCTCGTGGCACAGACGTATTACGGCTATCAACGCGTTCTCGCCGGAACCCACGGCAGTACCGGTGACGAGGACCACGCCGTCGCTCGAACGGTGCGACAGCTGGCGATGCGAACCGACATCCCGGAGCCCGACGTCCGCGTCGTCGCCGACGAGACGGCAAGCTGTTACACCGTCGGCCGGCTCACCGACGCGACGATCGTCGTCACGACGGGGTTGGTCGAGTCCCTCGACGCCGACGAGCTCGAGGCGGTACTGGCCCACGAGATCGCCCACGTCGCCAACCGGGACGTGACGCTGATGACGATCACGACGCTGTTCCTCGAGGTCGCCGATCGAGCGTATCACGCGGCGCGGCTCGCGCGGCGCGCGCTGGTCGATCCCCGCGAGCTATCGGACGGCGGTCGGGTCGCGCTGTACTGGTTTCTCCCGCTGGTCGCGCTGACCTACGTCTTCGTCGCGCCCATCCTGTGGGTGTTCCCCGCCATCGCCGACTGGGCGACGCGAACGCTCTCGCAGACCCGGGAGTTCGCCGCGGACGCCGCGGCCGCCCGGATCACCGGAAACCCGATGGCCCTCGCGAGCGCGCTGGTGACCCTCGCCGAGACGGCCGGGACGCCGGAGACGGACCTCCGGACGGCCAAGACCCGCGCCCTGTGTATCGTCCCGAACGATCCCGTGACGGGCGAGGACACGACGTCATTACCTCGGATCCGACGGCCGACGACCGACGCGCGTCGCCGGGAGCGGGTGACCTCGTGGCTCGAGGCCACCACGCCGTCGGGACCGGTCGGCGGCGACGGCTCCGCGACCCACCCGCCCGTCGACGCCCGCGTGCAACGACTGTACGAGACGGCGGCCGAACTGGAGGGGCGAGCGTGA
- a CDS encoding NfeD family protein, whose translation MVESLVGNVPLLLLVVGLVLMVLEAISPGAHLIVIGIALVGAGLIGVLFPPAANVLVLAGLTLAIGAAAAYVYREFDFYGGKGTARTTDSDSLSGATGYVTETVTTRSGEVKLDEGGFAPYYSARTTSGTIEEGEEVIVIDPGGGNVLTVESVGAIGEDEIDRALARDEASSSEQDDREAADGGESMPETESESETETETEKSG comes from the coding sequence ATGGTCGAATCCCTCGTAGGGAACGTGCCGCTCTTGCTCTTGGTAGTAGGTCTCGTGTTAATGGTACTCGAGGCCATCTCGCCGGGAGCGCACCTCATCGTCATCGGGATCGCCCTGGTCGGTGCGGGGTTGATCGGCGTGCTCTTCCCGCCGGCGGCGAACGTGCTCGTGCTGGCAGGGCTGACGCTCGCGATCGGTGCCGCTGCAGCCTACGTCTACCGCGAGTTCGACTTCTACGGCGGGAAGGGGACCGCCCGCACGACGGACTCGGACTCGCTGTCCGGCGCGACGGGCTACGTCACCGAGACGGTCACTACCCGTAGCGGCGAAGTCAAACTCGACGAGGGCGGCTTCGCCCCGTACTACAGCGCGCGGACGACCAGCGGAACGATCGAGGAGGGCGAGGAGGTCATCGTCATCGATCCCGGCGGCGGGAACGTCCTCACGGTCGAATCCGTCGGTGCGATCGGCGAGGACGAAATCGATCGCGCGCTCGCGCGTGACGAGGCTTCGTCGTCCGAGCAGGACGATCGAGAGGCCGCGGACGGCGGTGAATCGATGCCCGAAACCGAATCCGAGTCGGAGACCGAAACGGAAACCGAGAAATCTGGCTGA
- a CDS encoding SPFH domain-containing protein, translating into MIAQLFPMQTTGGALLLVGALVLVVVVAALLSAIEIVDAYEKRALTVFGEYRKLLEPGINFVPPFVSNTYAFDMRTQTLDVPRQEAITRDNSPVTADAVVYIKVMDAKKAFLQVDDYKKAVSNLAQTTLRAVLGDMELDDTLNKRQEINARIREELDEPTDEWGIRVESVEVREVNPSKDVQRAMEQQTSAERKRRAMILEAQGERRSAVEKAEGDKQSEIIRAQGEKQSQILEAQGDAISTVLRARSAESMGERAVIDKGMETLADIGQGESTTFVMPQELTSLVGRYGKHLSGSDVKENGHELESRDFDDETRELIGLDDIAEIIGEIDQEADMDVEAMEQEAQAIKEGKDPAEISDPDEVIEEMDQDFQSQADGGTEMSVDEDEPSTSD; encoded by the coding sequence ATGATCGCCCAACTGTTCCCGATGCAAACCACCGGCGGTGCTCTGCTACTCGTCGGTGCGCTCGTCCTCGTCGTGGTCGTCGCCGCGCTCCTCAGCGCGATCGAGATCGTCGACGCCTACGAGAAACGCGCCCTGACCGTCTTCGGGGAGTACCGCAAACTCCTCGAGCCGGGGATCAACTTCGTCCCGCCGTTCGTCTCGAACACGTACGCGTTCGATATGCGGACGCAGACGCTAGACGTCCCCCGGCAGGAAGCGATCACCCGCGACAACTCGCCGGTGACCGCTGACGCCGTCGTCTACATCAAGGTGATGGACGCCAAGAAGGCGTTCCTGCAGGTCGACGACTACAAGAAGGCCGTCTCGAACCTCGCCCAGACGACCCTGCGCGCCGTGCTGGGCGACATGGAACTCGACGACACACTGAACAAGCGCCAGGAGATCAACGCACGCATCCGCGAGGAACTCGACGAACCCACCGACGAGTGGGGGATCCGCGTCGAGAGCGTCGAGGTCCGCGAGGTCAACCCCTCGAAGGACGTCCAGCGCGCGATGGAGCAACAGACCTCCGCCGAGCGGAAACGCCGTGCCATGATTCTCGAGGCCCAAGGTGAACGCCGCAGCGCCGTCGAGAAGGCGGAAGGTGACAAACAGAGCGAGATCATCCGCGCACAGGGTGAAAAGCAGAGCCAGATCCTGGAAGCGCAGGGTGACGCGATCTCGACCGTCCTGCGCGCGCGCTCCGCGGAATCGATGGGCGAACGCGCCGTCATCGACAAGGGCATGGAGACGCTGGCCGATATCGGCCAGGGCGAGTCGACGACGTTCGTCATGCCCCAAGAGCTCACCTCGCTGGTCGGGCGCTACGGCAAGCACCTCTCTGGTAGCGACGTCAAGGAGAACGGTCACGAACTCGAGAGCCGCGACTTCGACGACGAGACGCGCGAACTGATCGGACTAGACGACATCGCCGAGATCATCGGCGAGATCGATCAGGAAGCGGACATGGACGTCGAAGCGATGGAGCAGGAGGCCCAGGCGATCAAGGAAGGGAAGGACCCGGCGGAGATCTCGGATCCCGACGAAGTCATCGAGGAGATGGATCAGGACTTCCAGAGCCAGGCCGACGGCGGCACCGAGATGTCGGTCGACGAGGACGAACCCTCCACGAGCGACTGA
- a CDS encoding winged helix-turn-helix transcriptional regulator, whose protein sequence is MTKPDGVDDDKRATLRRFAALGAASPLVGRADAAAADTGESDARDAIAGYLSTTPGAHFSKIRDDLQLGTGETQHHLRRLEDVDAIERYRDGDYKRFVTAGRFDEFEKRALGYLRRETPRGMLIELLLNSEATAGDLADALDVSPPTVSKYAGELEEAGLLSRTDGYAVERPETVLVLVVRHADSFGDRARALARDADQFLTYQG, encoded by the coding sequence ATGACAAAGCCCGACGGGGTCGACGACGACAAACGAGCGACCCTGCGCCGATTCGCCGCCCTCGGTGCTGCCTCCCCGCTGGTCGGACGCGCCGACGCAGCGGCGGCTGATACGGGCGAAAGCGACGCGCGAGACGCCATCGCGGGCTATCTCTCGACGACGCCCGGCGCACACTTCTCGAAGATCCGGGATGACCTGCAACTCGGGACTGGCGAGACCCAACACCACTTGCGTCGACTCGAGGACGTCGACGCGATCGAGCGCTATCGCGACGGCGACTACAAGCGATTCGTCACCGCCGGCCGCTTCGACGAGTTCGAGAAGCGAGCCCTGGGGTACCTCCGTCGGGAGACGCCTCGCGGCATGCTGATCGAACTCCTCCTGAACTCCGAGGCCACCGCCGGCGATCTCGCCGACGCGCTCGACGTCTCGCCGCCGACGGTGAGCAAGTACGCCGGCGAACTCGAGGAGGCCGGACTACTCTCGCGGACGGATGGCTACGCGGTCGAACGGCCCGAGACGGTGCTGGTCCTCGTGGTCCGCCACGCGGATTCCTTCGGCGATCGGGCCCGAGCGCTCGCTCGAGACGCGGATCAGTTCCTCACGTACCAGGGCTAA
- a CDS encoding HAD family hydrolase, which produces MTTVLFDMDGVILEGPRTDPQVYADAADAALADLGAEPTPNQRRDFNDHDRERIREHCRALGVDPARFWELKETYASSGTHDRLRSGERGTYDDIDAIRDLGERTTIGLVTNNRHETAEFVADYVGFDFDVVRGRDPTFEGYERRKPDPYYIDDVLDRLGVTDGLYVGDSPKDVTAGRAAGLETAFLRRPHNRDLERPPNATHELESLTELPSLVASTDSS; this is translated from the coding sequence ATGACGACGGTACTGTTCGACATGGACGGGGTCATTCTCGAGGGGCCGCGGACCGACCCGCAGGTGTACGCCGACGCCGCCGACGCGGCGCTCGCCGATCTGGGAGCCGAGCCGACGCCAAATCAACGTCGCGATTTCAACGATCACGATCGGGAACGGATCAGGGAGCACTGTCGCGCGCTCGGGGTCGATCCCGCGCGGTTCTGGGAACTGAAGGAGACCTACGCCTCGAGCGGCACTCACGACCGGCTCCGATCGGGAGAGCGCGGCACCTACGACGATATCGACGCGATTCGCGACCTCGGCGAGCGGACGACGATCGGCCTCGTGACTAACAACAGGCACGAAACGGCCGAGTTCGTCGCCGACTACGTCGGGTTCGACTTCGACGTCGTTCGCGGGCGAGACCCCACGTTCGAGGGCTACGAGCGACGCAAGCCCGACCCGTATTACATCGACGACGTGCTCGACCGCCTCGGCGTTACCGACGGTCTCTACGTCGGCGACTCCCCGAAAGACGTGACGGCCGGGCGAGCGGCCGGCCTCGAGACCGCCTTCCTCCGACGGCCGCACAACCGCGATCTGGAGCGGCCGCCGAATGCGACGCACGAACTCGAGTCGCTGACCGAATTGCCGTCGCTCGTCGCGTCGACCGACTCGTCGTGA
- a CDS encoding DUF7123 family protein has protein sequence MAPDLTSKQQRILEYLRNNAATKTYFKSRLIGKELGMTAKEVGSNITALQDGDYDVEIEKWGYSSSTTWKVDI, from the coding sequence ATGGCCCCCGACCTCACGAGCAAACAACAGCGGATTCTGGAGTACCTCCGAAACAACGCGGCGACGAAGACGTACTTCAAATCCCGCCTCATCGGCAAGGAGCTCGGCATGACGGCGAAGGAGGTCGGCTCGAACATCACCGCACTCCAGGACGGTGACTACGACGTCGAGATCGAAAAATGGGGTTACTCCTCGAGTACGACCTGGAAAGTCGATATTTAG
- the yjjX gene encoding inosine/xanthosine triphosphatase yields MDLAVGSTNPAKIAAVERTLDRYEPTVTAVDVDSGVDEQPRSIEETVTGAENRARRALAATDAEYGVGLEGGVARLEGTTGLSLIMWCAVTDGDRIERGGGPTLRLPEAVAERLADGAELGSVMDGLLGTEDLAEAQGAVGVFTNGLTDRPRALGEAVACSFGPFLTEYYDIDE; encoded by the coding sequence ATGGACCTCGCAGTCGGTAGTACGAACCCGGCCAAGATCGCCGCCGTCGAACGCACGCTCGACCGCTACGAACCGACCGTGACTGCCGTCGACGTCGACTCCGGCGTCGACGAACAACCGCGGTCGATCGAGGAGACCGTCACCGGTGCGGAGAACCGCGCCCGGCGGGCGCTCGCGGCGACCGACGCGGAGTACGGCGTCGGCCTCGAGGGCGGGGTCGCTCGACTCGAGGGGACGACGGGCCTCTCCCTGATCATGTGGTGCGCCGTGACCGACGGCGATCGGATAGAGCGCGGCGGCGGGCCGACGCTTCGGCTCCCCGAGGCCGTCGCGGAGCGGCTCGCGGACGGAGCGGAGCTGGGATCGGTGATGGACGGTCTCCTCGGGACCGAGGACCTCGCCGAGGCACAGGGCGCGGTGGGCGTGTTCACGAACGGACTGACCGATCGACCGAGAGCGCTCGGCGAGGCGGTTGCCTGTTCGTTCGGTCCCTTCCTAACAGAGTATTACGACATCGATGAGTGA
- a CDS encoding transcription initiation factor IIB, with translation MTNAPSNTRVRRSEPETNEQETESEEQDLACPECAGNLVVDDEHGETVCEDCGLVVEEDSVDRGPEWRAFDAAEKNEKSRVGAPTTNTMHDKGLSTNIDWRNKDAYGNSLGSRQREKMQRLRKWNERFRTRDSKERNLKQALGEIDRMASALGLPTNVRETASVIYRRALDEDLLPGRSIEGVSTACVYAAARQAGVPRSLDEIADVSRVEKNEIARTYRYVVRELGLEVQPADPESYVPRFASGLELSDEAEHRARSLLQNAKEKGVHSGKSPVGLAAAAVYAAALLTNEKTTQAAVSDVADISEVTIRNRYHELLEAEETIGMA, from the coding sequence ATGACTAACGCACCATCGAACACGAGAGTACGACGTAGCGAACCCGAAACGAACGAACAGGAGACCGAAAGCGAGGAGCAGGATCTGGCCTGTCCCGAGTGTGCCGGCAACCTCGTCGTCGACGACGAGCACGGCGAGACCGTCTGTGAGGACTGCGGACTGGTCGTCGAAGAGGACTCGGTCGACCGCGGCCCAGAGTGGCGCGCGTTCGACGCCGCCGAGAAGAACGAGAAGTCCCGCGTGGGCGCACCCACGACGAACACGATGCACGACAAGGGACTCTCGACCAACATCGACTGGCGCAACAAGGACGCCTACGGGAACTCCCTCGGATCGCGCCAGCGCGAGAAGATGCAGCGCCTGCGCAAGTGGAACGAGCGCTTCCGAACCCGTGACTCCAAGGAGCGGAACCTGAAGCAAGCGCTCGGCGAGATCGACCGGATGGCCTCCGCGCTGGGCCTCCCGACGAACGTCCGCGAGACCGCCAGCGTCATCTACCGGCGCGCGCTCGACGAGGACCTCCTCCCGGGCCGTTCCATTGAGGGCGTCTCGACGGCCTGCGTCTACGCCGCCGCCCGTCAGGCCGGCGTCCCCCGAAGTCTCGACGAGATCGCGGACGTCTCCCGCGTCGAGAAGAACGAGATCGCACGCACCTACCGCTACGTGGTCCGCGAACTCGGCCTCGAGGTCCAGCCCGCCGACCCCGAGAGCTACGTCCCCCGCTTCGCCTCCGGACTCGAGCTCTCCGACGAGGCCGAGCACCGCGCGCGAAGCCTGCTCCAGAACGCCAAGGAGAAGGGCGTCCACTCCGGCAAGTCCCCGGTCGGCCTCGCGGCCGCCGCGGTCTACGCCGCCGCACTGCTGACCAACGAGAAGACCACGCAGGCCGCCGTCTCCGACGTCGCCGACATCTCCGAAGTCACCATCCGAAACCGCTACCACGAGCTCCTCGAGGCCGAGGAGACCATCGGGATGGCGTAA
- a CDS encoding MFS transporter has translation MDWQYRETVLAVCTFALFVTVFGRVAVSPVVPEIAAEFGLSNALIGAALTGMWLAYALTQFPSGVLADRYGERVIILTSICGTGLTALVIAGAPGFGVFVLGTVLLGAVAGLHYSVATALLTRIYDDIGTAIGVHNAGAPLAGLVTPVAVSWVAVRHGWRLAVSLTLIVALPIVALALRRVRPTEPRRPERSLREQFAPEPILRVLSRPTVVFTGVIAIVAEFTWQAMASFLPTFFTQYHGYSTTVAGVLFGAYFLVQGVLQIGVGIVADRFGRDLATGGCMLTGIVGFLLLVTGSKLALIAAGTLLLGLGMGWGAAVFPRFMDQLSDNERAVGFGLFRTVYMTVAASGSVAVGLLADLFGWGVAFGFLTVLLGLVCGLLAANRLFGLDY, from the coding sequence ATGGATTGGCAGTACCGCGAGACGGTGTTAGCCGTCTGTACGTTCGCGCTCTTCGTAACGGTGTTCGGTCGAGTAGCGGTTAGCCCGGTCGTTCCCGAGATCGCAGCCGAGTTCGGGCTCTCGAACGCGCTGATCGGTGCCGCACTGACGGGAATGTGGTTGGCCTACGCGCTCACTCAGTTCCCGAGCGGTGTTCTCGCCGATCGGTACGGCGAGCGCGTGATCATTCTCACGTCGATCTGTGGAACCGGACTCACCGCGCTCGTGATCGCGGGCGCGCCCGGGTTCGGCGTCTTCGTGCTCGGAACCGTGCTGCTCGGGGCCGTCGCCGGACTCCATTACAGCGTCGCGACGGCCCTACTGACGCGGATCTACGACGATATCGGAACCGCGATCGGTGTTCACAACGCCGGTGCGCCGTTGGCCGGCCTGGTCACGCCGGTCGCCGTCTCGTGGGTCGCCGTCCGTCACGGATGGCGCCTCGCCGTCTCGCTCACCCTCATCGTCGCGCTTCCGATCGTTGCCCTCGCTCTCCGGCGCGTCCGCCCGACCGAGCCCCGTCGCCCCGAGCGATCGCTACGCGAGCAGTTCGCCCCGGAACCGATCCTGCGAGTGCTTTCCCGTCCGACGGTCGTCTTCACCGGCGTCATTGCGATCGTCGCAGAGTTCACGTGGCAGGCGATGGCGTCGTTCCTTCCAACGTTTTTCACCCAGTACCACGGCTACTCGACGACGGTAGCGGGAGTCCTCTTCGGCGCGTATTTCCTCGTTCAGGGGGTGTTGCAGATCGGCGTGGGGATCGTTGCCGATCGGTTCGGCCGAGACCTCGCGACGGGTGGCTGCATGCTTACCGGTATCGTCGGGTTCCTGTTGCTCGTCACCGGATCCAAACTCGCCCTGATCGCGGCCGGGACCCTCCTCCTCGGCCTAGGGATGGGGTGGGGAGCGGCGGTCTTTCCGAGATTCATGGACCAGCTCTCGGACAACGAGCGGGCCGTCGGGTTCGGTCTCTTCCGAACGGTATACATGACCGTCGCGGCCAGCGGCTCGGTTGCCGTCGGACTCCTCGCGGATCTGTTCGGGTGGGGCGTCGCCTTCGGATTCCTGACCGTCCTCCTCGGCCTCGTCTGCGGACTGCTCGCCGCCAATCGACTGTTTGGTCTCGACTACTGA
- a CDS encoding NAD-dependent epimerase/dehydratase family protein, with product MDKQRVLVTGPYGEAGEAILNHLLDDDRYEFTFLNRSDHPEYETHVADIADYEAIRPAFEGQDAVIHLAAQSDAGAEFEDVVDPNIIGTYNVLKAMADAGVETLIFASSQRVMGLYEEDHAPELYEEDYPSEFDPFRLTHETLPKPDGYYGATKMFGEHICRTHARRDGAPKQVYSLRISSVRTEKYDHPYGDAERGVDRGEEHQLGDDDEVWDQSQTGSWERGSEEYEKMVKRLKASWTSQRDFAHLLDCCLEDESVTYDTFYAVSGNAARWFGIEHAKAVLGYEPRDDASEWEGPPARDDE from the coding sequence ATGGATAAGCAACGCGTTCTCGTTACGGGACCGTATGGCGAAGCCGGGGAAGCGATCCTCAATCACCTGCTGGACGACGACCGGTACGAATTCACGTTCCTCAACCGAAGCGACCATCCGGAGTACGAGACTCACGTCGCCGACATCGCCGACTACGAGGCGATCCGTCCGGCGTTCGAGGGACAGGATGCCGTCATCCACCTTGCCGCACAGTCCGACGCCGGTGCCGAGTTCGAGGACGTCGTCGACCCGAACATTATCGGTACGTACAACGTCCTCAAGGCGATGGCGGACGCGGGCGTCGAGACGCTCATCTTCGCGTCCTCTCAGCGTGTCATGGGGCTCTATGAGGAGGACCACGCGCCCGAGCTCTACGAGGAGGACTACCCGAGCGAGTTCGATCCGTTCAGACTCACCCACGAGACGCTCCCGAAGCCCGACGGCTACTACGGCGCGACGAAGATGTTCGGAGAGCACATCTGTCGGACTCACGCCCGACGCGACGGCGCTCCGAAACAGGTGTACTCGCTTCGCATCTCTAGCGTCCGAACGGAGAAGTACGACCACCCCTACGGCGACGCCGAACGCGGCGTCGACCGCGGCGAGGAACACCAGCTCGGCGACGACGACGAGGTCTGGGACCAGTCTCAGACCGGCTCGTGGGAGCGCGGCAGCGAGGAGTACGAGAAGATGGTCAAGCGGCTGAAGGCCTCCTGGACCTCCCAGCGAGACTTCGCACACCTCCTCGACTGTTGTCTCGAGGACGAGTCGGTGACCTACGACACGTTCTACGCGGTCAGCGGGAACGCCGCTCGCTGGTTCGGCATCGAACACGCGAAGGCCGTTCTTGGGTACGAGCCGCGGGATGACGCCTCGGAGTGGGAGGGTCCACCGGCCCGTGACGACGAGTAA
- a CDS encoding universal stress protein, which produces MHRALVVLTDGDTDERLLDAANRYATGTDTELVVCKFIDRDQYQREVRNDAREGNQAPTIEMIEAEAKSEAEEIADRAFGGDMTVRTLGAAGSLPKKILEVAAEEDCDHVFVSGRKRSPTGKALFGDIAQSVLLRFDGPVTITTKSE; this is translated from the coding sequence ATGCACCGCGCATTAGTCGTGCTAACCGACGGAGACACGGACGAAAGACTGCTAGACGCTGCGAATCGGTACGCGACCGGTACCGACACCGAACTCGTCGTCTGCAAGTTCATCGATCGGGACCAGTACCAGCGAGAGGTGCGCAACGACGCGCGAGAGGGGAATCAGGCACCGACCATCGAGATGATCGAGGCGGAAGCGAAGTCCGAAGCGGAAGAAATCGCAGACCGCGCGTTCGGTGGCGACATGACCGTCAGGACGCTCGGTGCGGCGGGAAGTTTGCCGAAGAAAATTCTGGAAGTCGCGGCTGAGGAGGACTGCGACCACGTGTTCGTCTCGGGGCGAAAGCGGTCGCCGACGGGCAAAGCCCTGTTCGGCGACATCGCGCAGTCGGTCCTGCTCCGATTCGACGGCCCGGTAACGATAACGACGAAATCCGAGTGA
- a CDS encoding GNAT family N-acetyltransferase: protein MTSRREPDRCSYWDNDECVGTARCPPRCPRFTDERGVPSLVRPYRTDDFEALAAMYEDFDESVATMGLPPFTRSRIEDWITELTSDGWNLVAVSSDRIVGHLAVTPASALDPEFVVFVHTDFQNRGIGEELLKQLVAYADAGGHEALRLTVANENQRAISVYENIGFETVDQSALNTEMQLSLERPLTDRVQRPPADRD, encoded by the coding sequence ATGACTTCCCGACGCGAGCCGGATCGTTGTTCCTACTGGGACAACGACGAGTGCGTGGGAACGGCACGCTGCCCGCCGCGGTGCCCCCGGTTTACGGACGAGCGGGGCGTTCCGTCGTTGGTTCGACCGTACCGGACGGACGATTTCGAGGCGCTCGCAGCGATGTACGAGGACTTCGACGAGTCGGTCGCGACAATGGGACTTCCCCCGTTCACGCGGTCCCGAATCGAGGACTGGATAACGGAACTAACGAGTGACGGCTGGAATCTAGTGGCCGTATCGAGCGATCGCATCGTCGGACATCTCGCCGTCACTCCCGCCAGCGCCCTCGATCCCGAGTTCGTCGTCTTCGTCCACACTGACTTCCAGAACAGGGGTATCGGCGAGGAGTTACTCAAACAACTCGTCGCGTACGCCGACGCCGGCGGCCACGAAGCACTCCGACTCACCGTCGCAAACGAGAACCAGCGAGCGATCTCCGTCTACGAGAACATCGGCTTCGAGACGGTCGATCAATCGGCACTGAACACGGAAATGCAACTCTCCCTGGAACGCCCCCTCACCGACCGCGTCCAGCGTCCACCAGCCGACCGAGATTAG
- a CDS encoding tripartite tricarboxylate transporter permease, whose amino-acid sequence MVVEHILQGFANVMDPIILILMIAGILLGILMGSIPGMTATMTIAVMLSFTFTMEPANGMMLLLGIYGGAVYAGSIPAILIRTPGTPSAAATIFDGYPLSQNGEAGRAIRVSTVASFVGGIISVLVLMLFSPIVADAALRFRSPEFFALAVFGLTIIANVSGDSLPKGMISGLLGMLIATVGIDPVTSHQRFTFGIPELLTGVEFIAVMIGLFGIAEGLRKYSKGIGDEQDRVNQEIEGVFPSIADLKSIAPVSIGSGILGSLIGSIPGAGGDIAAFITYNEATRWLKDAVPAFGEGNIRGVAAAESGNNASTGGALIPTFTLGIPGDSVSAILIGALLVHNVQPGPELYQEETGLLYTIFVGFLLIYVFILIFGLLGANYWARLINIPESLIWPVIFVLCMIGAVALRGNVFDVWIMLAAGGLGYVMRLRGYPLAPMVLGLILAPIAEENLRRSLVLSNGSLDIFYTSPIVVIVLLLSAATIITPAVRAVRE is encoded by the coding sequence ATGGTAGTCGAACATATTCTTCAGGGATTCGCTAATGTGATGGATCCGATCATACTCATCCTGATGATCGCAGGGATTCTCCTCGGGATCCTCATGGGATCGATCCCAGGGATGACTGCAACGATGACCATCGCGGTCATGCTCTCGTTTACGTTCACAATGGAGCCCGCGAACGGGATGATGCTCCTCTTGGGAATCTACGGTGGTGCGGTCTACGCGGGCTCTATCCCGGCGATCCTGATCCGAACGCCGGGGACGCCGTCCGCGGCGGCGACGATCTTCGACGGGTATCCGCTCTCACAGAACGGGGAGGCCGGACGGGCGATCAGGGTCAGCACGGTCGCATCCTTCGTCGGCGGGATCATCAGCGTTCTTGTGCTCATGCTCTTCTCACCCATCGTCGCGGACGCCGCACTCCGATTCCGGTCACCCGAATTCTTCGCGTTGGCGGTCTTCGGACTGACCATTATTGCCAACGTAAGCGGCGATTCGCTCCCGAAGGGGATGATATCCGGGTTGCTTGGGATGCTCATCGCGACGGTCGGTATCGATCCCGTGACGAGCCATCAGCGGTTTACGTTCGGCATTCCGGAACTCCTCACCGGTGTCGAATTTATCGCCGTGATGATCGGCCTGTTCGGTATCGCCGAGGGACTACGGAAGTACTCCAAGGGGATCGGCGACGAACAGGATCGAGTCAATCAGGAGATTGAGGGGGTCTTTCCGTCGATAGCCGACCTGAAATCTATCGCACCGGTCTCGATCGGATCCGGAATCCTCGGCTCGCTCATCGGCTCCATTCCGGGCGCGGGGGGCGATATTGCGGCCTTCATCACGTACAACGAAGCCACGCGGTGGCTCAAAGACGCAGTCCCGGCGTTCGGCGAGGGGAACATCCGCGGCGTCGCCGCAGCGGAGTCCGGGAACAATGCAAGTACCGGCGGCGCGCTGATCCCGACGTTCACGCTCGGCATCCCGGGCGATTCCGTCTCGGCCATCCTCATCGGCGCGCTGCTGGTCCACAACGTGCAGCCGGGTCCGGAACTCTATCAAGAGGAGACCGGTCTCCTGTACACGATCTTCGTCGGGTTCCTCTTGATTTACGTGTTCATCCTCATATTCGGGCTCCTCGGAGCGAACTACTGGGCACGACTGATCAACATTCCGGAGTCGCTCATCTGGCCCGTGATATTCGTCCTCTGCATGATCGGGGCGGTTGCGCTCCGCGGAAACGTCTTTGACGTGTGGATCATGCTCGCCGCGGGTGGCCTAGGATACGTAATGCGGCTACGCGGGTACCCGCTGGCACCGATGGTGCTCGGGCTGATCCTCGCTCCGATCGCAGAAGAGAACCTCCGCCGGTCGCTCGTCCTCTCTAACGGATCGCTGGACATCTTCTACACTAGCCCGATCGTGGTCATCGTCCTTCTGTTGAGCGCGGCGACGATCATCACGCCAGCGGTACGGGCAGTTCGAGAGTAA